In Triticum urartu cultivar G1812 chromosome 6, Tu2.1, whole genome shotgun sequence, the following proteins share a genomic window:
- the LOC125512973 gene encoding E3 ubiquitin-protein ligase PUB23-like, with translation MAMEGPSVEVPPYFLCPISLEIMRDPVTLATGITYDRCSIERWLSDGHATCPITQQKLAEADREATPNHTLRRLTQAWCALHAVERFPTPRPPLDACRVAEIVEEGRGAGRQKELAALREIKDIVAESDRNRRCVEATPGAVEFLVSVVRNHATTSKSAEDLSELSLDSPTSTSSPEEEALSVICSLKPSKKSLVRILEENVDFLDTLVCMLRRPSYRSRCYGILLLKAMVSVVEPARIMAVRTEVVQEVVRVVSDRVSAKAVKAALNVLCRLCPWGRNRVKAAEAGAMTVLVELLLDDGGRHPTELAVVAIDHLCGCAEGRSDLVAHPAGLAIMAKKAMRVSLTTTESAVRALHAVAMHSPTPAVLREMLAVGVVAKLLLVLQVDAGERARAKAKELLKMHARVWKDSPCLQVHLKAYYPC, from the coding sequence ATGGCGATGGAGGGGCCGTCGGTGGAGGTGCCGCCGTACTTCCTTTGCCCGATCTCGCTGGAGATCATGCGGGACCCCGTCACGCTCGCCACCGGCATCACCTACGACCGCTGCAGCATCGAGCGCTGGCTCTCCGACGGCCACGCCACCTGCCCCATCACGCAGCAAAAGCTCGCGGAGGCCGACCGGGAGGCCACGCCCaaccacacgctccgccgcctCACCCAGGCCTGGTGCGCTCTGCACGCCGTCGAGCGCTTCCCCACCCCGCGCCCGCCCCTTGACGCCTGCCGCGTCGCCGAGATAGTCGAAGAGGGACGCGGCGCCGGCCGGCAGAAGGAGCTGGCCGCGCTCCGGGAGATCAAGGACATCGTCGCCGAGAGCGACCGCAACAGGCGCTGCGTCGAGGCCACGCCCGGGGCCGTCGAGTTCCTCGTCTCTGTCGTCAGGAACCATGCCACCACGTCCAAGTCGGCAGAAGATTTGTCAGAACTGTCGCTGGATTCCCCGACGTCCACgagctcgccggaggaggaaGCGCTCAGCGTCATCTGCTCGCTCAAGCCGTCCAAGAAAAGCCTTGTCCGTATCCTCGAGGAAAACGTAGACTTCTTGGACACACTGGTGTGCATGCTGCGGCGACCGAGCTACCGGTCCCGCTGTTACGGCATCCTCCTGCTGAAGGCGATGGTCTCGGTGGTGGAGCCAGCGCGAATCATGGCGGTGAGAACCGAGGTGGTGCAGGAGGTGGTGCGCGTGGTGTCCGACAGGGTGTCCGCCAAGGCGGTGAAGGCCGCGCTGAACGTCTTGTGCCGGCTGTGCCCGTGGGGCCGGAACCGCGTCAAGGCCGCGGAGGCCGGCGCGATGACTGTGCTGGTGGAGCTGCTCCTCGACGACGGTGGGCGGCACCCGACCGAGCTGGCGGTGGTGGCTATCGACCACCTCTGCGGCTGTGCGGAGGGGCGGTCGGACCTGGTGGCGCACCCGGCGGGGCTGGCCATCATGGCCAAGAAGGCTATGCGGGTCTCACTGACCACAACCGAGAGCGCGGTGCGCGCTCTGCACGCCGTGGCAATGCATTCGCCGACACCAGCCGTGCTGCGGGAGATGCTGGCCGTCGGGGTGGTGGCGAAGCTGCTGTTGGTTCTACAAGTGGACGCCGGCGAGCGAGCCAGGGCCAAGGCCAAGGAGCTGCTCAAGATGCACGCTAGGGTTTGGAAGGACTCCCCATGCTTGCAAGTGCACCTCAAGGCATATTACCCTTGCTGA